A window of Rhodococcus sp. SGAir0479 contains these coding sequences:
- a CDS encoding YdcF family protein, with protein MGLALPGVAGAQSSLDVVDALSATTLVNGALSVAGGCQTPNRDLITSCTRLETLTTQVPVMLALNPLTTNIVVLGAGLYADGTMRPVLVSRLQGALQLAQRFPLAPIVVTGGVPQSGVTEAQAMRRWLVANGIPDFRITEENRSRSTVENAVNTDVILRQRGASGVVVVTSPDHLQRAMIDFRVAVAGRMPVAGVVAPY; from the coding sequence ATGGGATTGGCTCTACCCGGGGTGGCCGGGGCGCAGTCCTCGCTCGACGTCGTCGACGCGTTGTCGGCGACGACGCTGGTCAACGGCGCCCTGTCGGTGGCCGGTGGATGCCAGACGCCCAACCGCGACCTCATCACGTCCTGTACCCGCCTCGAGACACTGACGACGCAGGTACCGGTGATGCTGGCACTCAACCCGCTCACGACGAACATCGTGGTGCTCGGCGCGGGCCTGTACGCCGACGGCACGATGCGGCCGGTGCTCGTGTCCCGGCTGCAGGGCGCACTGCAACTGGCGCAACGCTTTCCGCTCGCGCCGATCGTCGTCACCGGCGGCGTCCCGCAGTCCGGAGTCACCGAGGCGCAGGCGATGCGACGGTGGCTGGTGGCGAACGGGATTCCCGACTTCCGGATCACGGAGGAGAACAGGTCCCGGTCCACCGTCGAGAACGCCGTCAACACCGACGTGATCCTCCGGCAGCGCGGCGCGTCCGGGGTCGTCGTCGTGACCAGCCCCGACCATCTCCAGCGGGCGATGATCGACTTCCGGGTCGCGGTCGCCGGCCGCATGCCCGTCGCGGGCGTGGTCGCTCCGTACTGA